The genome window TCGTTATTATGATTGATTATAATCGGGAGATTTCATCACGAGGATTGGCAAAAGTCGATTGACTGGGAGGACGATCGACTCGGAAAGCGCGAGGCCTGAGTTGACTCGTCGATGTAAACTCTGTGAATGTTTGCTTCGCAGATTCTGGATCGCGACGAGAAGATGTTTATAGGGCCTCGGCGTCATTCATCGCAGCGATGGATCCATGAATCATTCAATGTACGTATCCgacgaaatgaaatttcgtaatCGAGAGCGGGGAATCGAAAAGGGAAGATTCGAGGACAATTTTCACCATTTAAATGGAGGCttgaaaataggaaaaatgaaggaaataaCAACGAAATATCGTTCTGGAACGACACAATATTCGAAGAGAACAAAAAACTGCCTTAAAACCGAGTAGGAAAAAAACTAATCGAGTACCGAAGAATCGGAGCTTCCTTCGCAACGTAAACGGAGTGAGAGAACCTGCTTGAGAATAATGTAGGAAAAAGGGTGAATGGGTTTGTGAAGAGAAAACCGCAAGAACTCGAGCGCTTAAGCCAAAGTGTAGCCGCACAAAGCGGAGACGTATAAATTGAGAAAGGGCCGTGTACTAAAGCGCATAACCGGAGTTGTGACAACCAATTTGTTCCggagcaaaaaagaaaaagtggacGGTGAGGAATAACAAGGAGAACGGGGGGCCTCGGTTAGCGAGaataatattcaagttttttcgagCCTCTTCGCGGTCTTAAAAGCGACTTGAGACTTGGAAGTAAAACTGACAGGGACGAAGGTCGTGGAAGTAGAAGCGGGAAATGGggggaaaaacgaattttcagtTCGTCGTTCAAAGCTGACATTTCGCTCAGCAATAATCATAAGAATTCGAAATGTTCTATAGTTTTTTACTGCCTTAACGGTAAACGTCCGGTTTAACGATCTCCGCGTACGAAAATATGTGAACGAACAGTAAATTCGATCGTTAACGATGATTCGACAGAAAGTGCCTTAACACCGAGTTTTGTGGTTGCAGGTGGGTGTGCTGATCGCTCTTCTATGTCTGCCACTGGTCGCTGCCTCTAATAACGTAACAATAGCGTCCCCAGCTCGCAAAACCAGAGAATATTCGTCTCGTGGGCATACCGCACAGTGGTGGGTACTGAGACGACGTACGCTGTTGTTGGATCAACCTTTTTAGCAACGTTCGGAGAAACTAGAGACTGGTCAAAGGGAAGATTACGAGCGTAGGAAATATTGCTTGTCGGTCGAGCAGGAGCCTCCTCTATTTTAGTAGCGATTGAAAGATTCATCCAAGCTCCAAAGACTTATTGGGAGCTCAGAGCAGATTTTTTGTACTCAACTGGCTATAAATTTCGAGTCACATTCGAGTGGTTTCACTGTGAATACCTTGTAAATGAACTCAACTATTTTAAGTCGAAAAATTCTGGGATCGCACTCCTTAAACGTTTCCATTGAGTTGCACACCAATGAAAAGTCACATAAATGGTTGGCGAGTCGAGAGCAAAATGTTAAGCTATCGACGAGTTCCGAGgaagaaggaagagagagagagagagaaaaggaacgACGAAGCGGACCACAATTTCGAATGGGctgaaaattattataaaatcttGTTCGATGTTTTGACAATCCCATCAAACGTCACTTCACAACCCTCGACATAAAATCGACCAATTTCATGCCCGGATTACGCCGGAGCAGGCTTTCAAACTCCTTTTTATAGCAGAAAAACATGATTTTGTATGCGCATTTTAaaacgaaaattgattttcctcGTGTTCTCAATCCACCCTCCTCATCCACCGAGTTTCTCTGGAGTGGTAGGTGAAAGTAACGCGATAGATCCATTACATAGTGGGGGAAGATGTATAGATACGTCGGAGGGCAGCAACGGGTACTAATTCTAGTTACAAAAGCATGATACACGTTCACGTGgtaggtgaaaaaaaaaaaaaaaaaaaaatggcattcGCAATCGTAGGCGTCCCGTAAGATTACCCGAGACCTGATTACCGAGAGGTTCCCACCACCGTGTTCAAAAGTCGTTCACATGGAAAATAATGATATACAAGATATCCCGCTGCGAAGGCCGATAAAGTTAATTTAGATACAGCCTCAGAGAAGCAGAGTTAAAAGTTCttgctcattttttcgtttcgaagAATCCTTGATGATCAATTAGAGCTTATCTGAGGCTCGAGGCTCAATGATTACGtggtgccattcattttactacGATGCTGAGGCACTTTATCCAAGACTAGTACCTTTTTTGAGCTCCGATATCGTGAGTATCGAGGGTCTTTATGACCCGGACAACTGTTCTTGCTCGTAGCAAGTGAAAAACTATTgatttttcgagatattccTTCCGGAGAAATTTCTAGTTGTTAAATAATGCGATTATTAATAATTCGTTTCGATCCCATTGAGACGTGACCGGTTTGCACGATTCTGCTCGCACTCGAGtactttattgaatgaattttgatCCAGGGAAGCTCAGCACATCGAGACCTTAAAGAGTTCCGGGGTGTTGACCTACCGGGAGATTCAGAATCTGTTGCGTCGAGAGGGCGGCGAGGATGGTGCGCCGGTCGAATGTTGCCCGACAGTCGAGGAATTGTCCGAACCAGTTGGCGGTAAAAATCGCGAAGAACGATACGTCGAGCTCTATCGGGATGGCGAAAATAAACAAGTTTTCTACGAATACTCGTGCAGACCCGACGTTCTCGATCAACCCTGTCGATTCGTCGACCGCAAACTCTCCAACCAATCCAGATGCGTACAGAGATTCTCTTACACTTATGCGCTCGTCAGCGATCCCAGATCAAGATCATCTCATCAGGTGCGTAGCGAAAGTTCTCAATTGAGTActctgaaattatttttcattcatctgTGTCGGCTCGAGCTTCCTGAGGACCAAAATCGTTGTGCATGTACAAAAATAGAATCGAAAATTTCCAAGATGCAACTAGAATTAAACTTTTACGATGTTTCCTCGAGTCCTTGATTAATGAGACACGATTGGACTAAAAATTCACTCTCCGATCTCATCAGGCTGGAACAAACGACGAATATAAACGGCGGCACGGAAGGAAGCCGGAAAACGTTCTTCCGGACATATCGACAATCACCACACCTGGCACTAATTGGAGTCTGGATTATATCAGAGTTCGAAGTGGATGTAGCTGCGAACTCCTCCCAaagcaaaagaagaaaaaaaatggcacaacatacaaaaacaaaaaatcaaagaacaaGTGGCGTAAGGCCAGGGATCGGGGATCCGTATACGAATAATGAGTTAACCGACAGAGGATCATACTCCGCTATTATATTTTGTATAAATTATACTAGAGATATTATttaatatttgaataaaaagatatttgttaaatattttttcactttactaATCCTGCGATTCCGTAACATCGGGAATTTTTGACAAACAATGAAATAACTAATATTTAAATAAGTCACGACAAAATAACATGAAGAAATGGCACAAAACAAAGTAGGGCAGAACTAGAATAATACTTGGGAGAATAACATTCAATGTATTTTGTGTAAGCATATACTAAATTTACATTTTGGTTTAAAATCGGAAGATTAAAGTTTAGGGGAAAAAGCGGCAAAGTTTCATTGTATAATCGACCAAACGAAGACACATTTATCGAGAAAGAAGTGgcatatttacatttttttctataattataaaatagtcttcaaaatttatttcataattcaattatttataatggaataattgaaaaacgagCGAAAGTACTTAActcaaataattaatttgttaTGGCTACTTCTTCGGTCTCCATATCTTCGTCGGAAGCTTCCTCTTTCTCATCATCTTCAATAGAGTCTTCTTGTTTCTTGGCTTTCTTGAGACCCGCCGCTGGTGACCTGATGAGCGCCAGATCCCTTTGGACTTCCTTGACATTCCTATCTTGTTCCAGCTCTCGTCCCTTCCTTAACCTCTGCATTATGTGTGTGTTTTGTCGCCTCTGCCTAATCAATTCGACCTTCTTCATCGCTTCAACTGTTTTGGACCATAATTCACGGTTATATTTTACTGGGATATtccttcttttctcaaattcgAAGGAAGGATCCACCGCCAATTCTTTGCCCACTGTCTTTCTGTATGCTTTTGTCCATTTTGCTTTCCTTggattcttcttctttttgaaCGCAGCATGACATTTAGATCggcagaatttgaaaatctgaaaCACATGACAATTGTTTCTATCGATCAAAAGGTCAGAAACCAgcgacaaaaatatttcacattttctCGTCATAGTGCAAGATCATAtagaaattttaaataatctatgttttgattaaaaattcattcaattacTGTATTGAATGATTTACTAGTAACAATAAAATTGTATGAATCATCGAATTGCTTCCTAAATGAATTATCAAGATGCTTGATAAACGAATccataaaatccaaaaaattcgTGTTGCCTGTAGCAATGTTGAggtgttaaaaaaataaatatcaacgGAAATTTTACACGAAAATACTATCTACTAGGTCGTGGTGCATTTATGGAATTAAATGGTCAAATCTTTGTGAATTAAgtgggattttttttataaaacatGCTCACAAGTTGATGCGGCAAACATAACCAAGCTTTTTCGAAGGAACTCAAAGTTTCATGACGTTTGTAAAAAGATGGAAATTTTGATTGTATAAATATCCACAGTACTTACTTTGCAATCATTTCTCACAAACTGGATTCCATGCCCCGGATATATTCGGGAGGAACAAAAATAACACGTTTCTATACGCATGTTTTGTGTTGTTTCACGTGCCCACGATGGTCGTGCCCTAACCTCAAACTTCGATGTAAAGTAAAATGTAAAGAAATGCCGAGCGAGATCAGAACAAGGAAGCAGGGAAAAGAAGGTAGAGGCGTTTTGTAGCAGCAGAGGACTGTGTACGGGGCTGTATCTGCTGTCAGTACTGTCAGCACCAAAGTCAGCTCTTCGAATCTCCTTTCAAAATTGCTCACAGTATACTGTGGCGGCGTTGAGACACGATGACGTCACAGATTATGTCGTCTTTCCGGCTGCGGCTGCTTCAATTTCAATTGTTACATCACAAAAAGCTTTGACACTTATAAATTGTACacttattatcattttttttttcactcaaatttCGACCGACATTCCACCGctcttgaattatttttaaaattaatctTTAATGTAGATCGATTTTGAGCTGGGGGACggtgattcgaaatattaacaAGAAATCCTCTCCACtatgaatcaaaaaattaaataaagttTTCAGAATTACAACAATGAATAAAAGTTATTATAACAATCCAAGATTCATACGGATCTAACAAAGAAATCAAATTCATACTGACATTTATTGTTTTATTGTAAAGACATATAGAAAAATACTAAATTGGTTTATgcaattgaatgaaaagtgagcCGACGAATATTGTGGAGGCAATTCAAAAACTTTCGGCAATTACCAGTTCTTAGAATGCACAGGTAAGAAAATTGGATACAAATATTGTTAATTCGCGATGTTTCAAATTGAAACCTTTTTGTCAACTGTTACTATAGTACGTAGGCACATGCTCGAACGACTAGTTATGAAAAGTAAATGGAGTGCAgcatgtatattttttttttcctgcagTATTTAAAAGCATTgcgattattgaaaaatgtcgttGTTGTCGTGAATTCATGTTCctacgaaaattcgaaaattgtaaaaaattctttaaatttataaaatacatgttttatttataggaaaaaatgaagtatTAACGGATGAACAATTCTCAAGAATCAAACAATCAACTGGTCGTTTGAGAACCTGCAAAAAATACATGTAATTTTTAAGGAACCGTGTACGTTATCATTGAGGCTAATGAGTAAATAGAGTTAGGAAACCTGTCATGAATTGTTcttaaaaaacgaataaataagagTTTTTATCCTTGTCGTTAACGACTCAAAAAGCCACTATTAAACatttaaaatataataattctaTTCATGCGTAACCACTGTAACCAACCAAAAAATGCCATACTTTAGATATTTTTCACCCAGCGACGGTCATCAAAATATCTTATCggtttcaatggaaaaatacgaaatatcACCAACATCAGGAGCTTGCATTACTCAAGCAATCCCAGGAatagtaaataaaataatgattgagcatttgacaattaaaaaattcatcagatCACAAGTTTCTGAAACAAAGTCGACGACCAGATCTTTTTCTACCATGAAAAAgtaaagggaaaaaacgaattttttgatttgtCACAGTGGCATCGCGCTTTAAATTattgagctcaaacccaaatgCTTTGTTGCGCGTTATCACATGTGTCCTTAAACTGCTTGAAACATATATTTCGTATAATTTAATACGAGGCATAATGCTGAATATCATCGAGCTGTATAACGAGCATTTTTGAAGATCCTCAGGACCGAATATTcgatgacaaataattatGAACTAATTCACCGAAGTAGAGTCTTATGGTTATCGGCAAATGGTTTGAACTAAGATTCGGATAAAAAAAGAGGCAATTAGCCCCGAAGAATATTCGCAAGCTCTTCAAAACTTGTACCCTGCAAATCGCGATTCCCCCCCCGCAGCGGAATTCCTGGCGACCTGTTCTGATTTATCGGAATCCGCGTATCGTATAAACTCGGGGCTTGAAAAATGATCCCGATCGTTCCTCCGGTACAAGCAAACGTGAAGAGCCAAAGGAAAAATCTGTCGAGCACCATGGAAACGAATTTCCAATCTTCTATTACCTGAAAACAACGATTGTGAAAATACTTGAATATTCAATCGTTCCAGAATTATTAATCATTATACTTTGTCACGGTTTTCAAGTGCGTGTTCACAACTCAAATCCATTCAATAACCATCAGTGATTTAAAATCTTAATGTAAATGTCATTGTTACCTCGTTATCTTTGTCAGCATCCTTTATATGCTGAGCGATGAACCGAACTCCTTGAAGGGCAGACATGACATCCGGTGAAATGTGTCTAAGCATTGTATTTTCACTATCTGTAACTAATAAAATAGCATTGCAATTTAAATGAAGCTCTCGATATGGTGAAGTGCATTTTCAATTATGAATTCATCGACGATTCGAACCATAACTCCGtaccataaaaaaatcaatgacaaTAGGTTTTGGATACAATGAAACTTTGTCCCAAAATTTACAAGCTAACAGAGAATAATTCATATTCGTATAAtatttttaaggagggtggatcgcgacgatacaatgttgaattgcaaaatgaaaagaatttaataaaatttggtaaatgtattctttaaaaatatataagacaatatacatttttttatatttttccaccacatagctctcgagtaattgaacattaaaattcacgtgtataagcatagaatttacatatatacagttatacatctcgtgcataagaacttcgatttaacgctcaattattcgataaccgtgtggtaaaaaaatttgaaaaaaattgtatttgtacacTTGATGCccaagaatgttatcaccaaattttatcaaattctgattattttaatttcgtaatccaccctccttaaaaatgCAAACtgtatttgaatatttacCTGATGTTTGGGGCGCATGTCGTGCGTCACCATCTCGAATATGTTTATACGCGGACGTAACGCTTTCGAAAGCGTCGGTACTCCCTTTCATATCTGCAGGATACTCGCTAATACTGTCACGATAGCTATATAAATTAGTCAATACGAGTTACAGATTAaatattcacacaaaattattatattggatgaaaattcatcgagaATTATAGATTCTAGTAAATAATCATCTTTGTATTTATATGCCCCTAACCTCAAATCGATTTCATTTGTATATCCACCGTCTAGATAATTATCATCGTACTCCGGCGTTGAATACGGCGTACGTCTCATCATGAGAAAACGTGGCATCCAGATCAAGAATACTTGCCGCACCCAAGGAGACATATTATGCGTCGACGGCGAGCTGCGTATAAATCAAGTTTTCAATTAAGTGTGATCCGgtaattgaattttaaaatttgccTCGAATACATTTAAAACCGActcagaattgaaaaatttaatataaaatcaaCTCAAGAttgaaagaatcaaataaacaaaattattttgaaaaaaagcagTTTTGGTCTCAATTTTACTTACCGGAAGTGAACATTGAGAACGCACACCGTGATCCAGATCGATAGTGTTACAAGTATCATTGTAAATAGTAAATATTTTCCGAGCAGTGGGATTGCTAGCGACGTCGGTGGAATGATTTCAGCAAGCAACAAAAAGAATACTGTCAACGACAGAAGAATGGACGAGCACAATGAAACCTGAAATTAAGGCAGTAAAATGTATGAAATTCtgtaaaagtttttttgtGGGATAATACTTTTGGGTAATTAACACAATAATAGATATAAATCAAGAAATAAGTTTGGTAAACAATGATCTGGAAGTGTATAAATTCAATTCTAAAATTaagtttttatcattatattatTCAAGTATACAAATTCAGTACCTTTTCTCCAGAATCACTAGGCAAGTAGAATACAAGGACAGTCAGAAATGTGATTCCAACACATGGTATTATAAGGTTGACCGTGTAAAACAAAGTTTTTCGTCTCATAGTGATGTTGAAGGTAATATCTGTTTGGAAAAAAGCATCACAATAGTTAAAaccaaaatataaaattttcctTGTTAACGAGAATGAGATTTAGTTATGGACTATTATCTTTCATTCATGTTAACGAAACGAATATAATTTATCATGAAGTCATATTTGGTAATCATTGAATAATAGAACTGTGGAAGAGCTCTAGAAGCTCTAGAATTTATGTTGAATGTTATACCGGAATAGGGTTCGACACAACAAGGATAATATTCCTCGTTGCGAGATGCTGGTACTTCCAAGATGTCCCATTCCACGGATAGGTAAAATTCGCTCAAATCGATTCCCGTAGCAACCAAATTGCTGCCTGGTTCTTGCAGCATGTGTTTTAAATCGACCTGTTAAGAATGTGCGACGATTTAATTATGGGGGTATGGTAAAGAAAAAGAGAtcagaaaaaagatgaaaaaaatggcttttaTTCTCGTTACCTGAGCTCCATTGTAGGTCCATGATCCGAATTTCATTAGACACGATTGTTCATCAAATGGAAAATATTCCACGTTTATTTCACAGGATGACTTATAAATTGCAGGTGGTTTCCAAAATACTTCACCC of Venturia canescens isolate UGA chromosome 6, ASM1945775v1, whole genome shotgun sequence contains these proteins:
- the LOC122412648 gene encoding uncharacterized protein; this translates as MFIGPRRHSSQRWIHESFNVGVLIALLCLPLVAASNNVTIASPARKTREYSSRGHTAQWEAQHIETLKSSGVLTYREIQNLLRREGGEDGAPVECCPTVEELSEPVGGKNREERYVELYRDGENKQVFYEYSCRPDVLDQPCRFVDRKLSNQSRCVQRFSYTYALVSDPRSRSSHQAGTNDEYKRRHGRKPENVLPDISTITTPGTNWSLDYIRVRSGCSCELLPKQKKKKNGTTYKNKKSKNKWRKARDRGSVYE
- the RpL24-like gene encoding probable ribosome biogenesis protein RLP24, which translates into the protein MRIETCYFCSSRIYPGHGIQFVRNDCKIFKFCRSKCHAAFKKKKNPRKAKWTKAYRKTVGKELAVDPSFEFEKRRNIPVKYNRELWSKTVEAMKKVELIRQRRQNTHIMQRLRKGRELEQDRNVKEVQRDLALIRSPAAGLKKAKKQEDSIEDDEKEEASDEDMETEEVAITN
- the nAChRbeta2 gene encoding acetylcholine receptor subunit beta-like 2, with product MNLIAVIILTVSIIQIVNGSLPIPTFEANPDTKRLYDDLLSNYNRLIRPVINNTETLTVWLNLKLSQLIEMNLKNQVMTTNVWVEQKWFDYKLRWNPEEYGGTEMLYVPSENIWLPDIVLYNNADGNYEVTLMTKATLKYTGEVFWKPPAIYKSSCEINVEYFPFDEQSCLMKFGSWTYNGAQVDLKHMLQEPGSNLVATGIDLSEFYLSVEWDILEVPASRNEEYYPCCVEPYSDITFNITMRRKTLFYTVNLIIPCVGITFLTVLVFYLPSDSGEKVSLCSSILLSLTVFFLLLAEIIPPTSLAIPLLGKYLLFTMILVTLSIWITVCVLNVHFRSPSTHNMSPWVRQVFLIWMPRFLMMRRTPYSTPEYDDNYLDGGYTNEIDLSYRDSISEYPADMKGSTDAFESVTSAYKHIRDGDARHAPQTSVTDSENTMLRHISPDVMSALQGVRFIAQHIKDADKDNEVIEDWKFVSMVLDRFFLWLFTFACTGGTIGIIFQAPSLYDTRIPINQNRSPGIPLRGGNRDLQGTSFEELANILRG